The Aspergillus oryzae RIB40 DNA, chromosome 5 genome segment AAAGTCTTCCATGTGGGCCCGGAAATTACTTGCCTCAGATGGAGTGCATCCATCCCAAGAGATCTAAGATCGTGAGACGCTTTGGCCTCCAATGCTAGTGCTTAATATCTACCTAGGTCCTTGGTCTTGAGACAAGCCTTCTAGGACAGTACAGACCACAGATTCAACCACCTTTAGGGCCAAGCCCTTATGGTGGTAGGATACACGAATATTCAATCTCAACCCCTTCCTGGGGGGGAATCCTATTTTAATCAGTTCTGCGAATATTCCCCGTATTCTAGATCTCGTATCTCGCAAATTAATCTCCAAGTTCAATCTCCAATTCATGGTACGTACCACCATGAAGCGAGGGCACGAAGTAATTTGCGGTAATATCCGAAGGAAAATTCAATTTGATCAAGGTTCTATGATCAAATCTACCCACGTGCTGCATCCTACCCTAGTTTCGCGCCCCCACTCCTGCTTGACCACGCGTTCGAATCCCGGAAcaaccttctctttttactcCAGTCTCAACAAGTTTATCTTGTCTGATTGCATGTTGGGTCCATTTCGAGGCTTTTACTATGTAATGACTACGGGTCATAGAGTAGCGGCTGATACTTACATGGTTGTCCATCGTACTCACATTTCTGCGGCGTCTATGATTCGCAATATCCGCTGGAAGACTCGTTTATCCTGACCCAAATATCAAATGTAAATTAAATGCAATTTAATAGTACACCCCAAGGGGCTTTAGAGGTGTAAAGGTTAGCAAGTCCATCCTGTTTTAATTTCTCGTTGGGAATTATTGGAGTCAAATTGGATCATCACAGGAGCAATAacagattatatatatcagcATACTCAACTGACATCTTCAAACAACCCGCACAAACGAGGCATGAGATAGCTATCACTTCGCCTTTGATCGTACTATAGTGACTAATACTCCTTTTTTTAGATTCTACTCGTCCCCAAGGCCATTTTCCTCCGTACTGTTCGATGACAGGAAGAGACCATTCTTCGTGGCGACCCATGCAGATCACACGCACGGACTGGTATATAGACCCACTGGGTCAGCATCCGTTgtggatatatatcataCAGCACAAGAACACGGCCAGTGGGGCATAAAACGACTCTATATAGCTTCGATCTTTCTAATATATGTGATCTGTTGACTCTCGGGTGAACAAGAGGAGATCAGAATGAATTATCCGGACTGAACAAGTTGACCGTGTTTGGTAACGCTAGATAGTACCGGTTCTCGACCAAGGGTAATCCCGCAAGATACGTGATTTAGGATGCAAAACAAGCTTTCCCTGGACTGAAGGTTGTAGGCGAAGTCCTCAGAGATGCAAcagatgtatgtatgcacaAGGAAAGCTATGAACTCCTACTGTACTTGATATCCAACTTGGTCACGTTCGTGTCCGGACCAAACCGAAAGGAGCAGGAGAATCGATTCTCCGTTATATATACTAGTCTAGACTAGGTATAGCGCCACACTAAGCCCGATGGGAAATTGCCAACCAAACTCCGCAACGAACAAACAATAAGCAATAAATAATCAAGATCCCAACCAACGACGAGCAAGAATGTCGGATATCCTCTCCATTATAGGGCTCACCCTCCTGGTGGCCTTTCTGACATCCGTGGTATTCTTCGTCCAGCGAAGGAAACTGGATCCCCGTGAACCACCTTTGGCCTCCAGCGCAATCCCGCTCGTCGGCCATCTGGCGTCATTTCTGTACTATGGCCTCGAGTATTTTGCCATTGCGAGGTGTGTTACTCGCACCATTCCTTCATTGGATGGAGTCGAAATGCTGACTGCGAAAGTCGCAAAAATCGCCTTCCAGCCTTTACGATGGACATGCTCTATACGAAGGTCTACATCATTGCATCACCGGAGCTGGTTTCGGCGGTGCGACGGAGCCGCAACGCAATGTCATTTGGCCCGCTGTTCGCAAATGTTGCCGAGAATGGAGGAGGTATTAATGGTCGCGGAATGCAGCTTCTCCGGGACAAAGAATATGGAGGCCAGGGCGTGGGACAGCAAACCGCAGACTCCATGCACCCGGCTCTCTTGGGCAGTGGACTGGACCAAATGAATGGGAAAATGATCGCTGTCCTCAAGACAATCATTGATGAGCTAGCATCGCAACCAGACAATGTAGTGGACCTGTATGAGTGGTGCTCGCATGCCGTTACGGTCGCCAGTACCGATGCCGTTTATGGCCCATTGAATCCTTACCGGTCAGAAAGCAACCGTCGCGCATTTTGGTGAGTACTTGTCTTGCCCACGATATAACTTGGAGTTAAACAGCGTATAGGGCTATTGAATCGAACCTAAGTCTGCTAATGATGAACGTTGTCCCGTGGATCACCGCACGGAAACCGTGGAAAGGCAGAGAGCAACTAACCCAAGCCTTCATCCAATACTATCAAGCGGATGGACATCTGGATTCCTCGCAGTTGGCGTATACTCGATGGAAGGTTCAGCACGAGGCAGGGGCAGCTATTGAGGATATTGCGCGTTTAGAGGCACTCACAGCGCTGGGCATTCTCTCCAATACCGTCCCGACCTGCTTCTATTTCttgtttgatattttctCTCGCCCTGATCTCCTTGGTAAAATTCGGGATGAGATCCTGGACGGTGCCTTCTCGGTGGACTCGGCGGGCGTCCATACCCTGGACCTGGCTGATATCCGTGAGAGGTGTCCGATCTTCGTCTCAACGTTTCAAGAGACCCTCCGTACCCGGTCAAATTCTGGGCAGCTGCGTGTTGTACAGAAGGATACATTACTTGACGATCACCTGCTCGTAAAGGCCGGTTCCATTATCCTGATGCCCGCAGCAGTTATTAACAAGCATCCTTCCGTCTGGGGCGCGGACGCTGGTACGTATGACCCAGAGCGGTTTAGCAAGATCGATCCCGCGCAAAAGCGATCCAAGGCGTCTGGATTCATGTCTTTTGGTTCATCCCCGCATATCTGCCCTGGACGCCATTTCGCATCTGGCGAGATCCTAGCGCTGGTTGCAATGATCCTGGTGCGATTTGACGTTCGTCCCGTTCGGGGCACATGGGTCGAACCTAAGGGAAACACGAAGGCAGTTGCCGCATCGCTGCCTCCCGCggtggagaaggtcgaggtGAAATTCTCCGAGACGTCCAAGTTCGCCGGCGTGAAATGGGAATTTCGCCTGACGCCCGGAAAGGGAACCTTTGGTCTGATCACTGGATAAGTGGCTGCCTGAGCCATCTCTAGCGGTCGCGTAAGCCGAATGCCGAGCGCAGAACACATAATGGAGCCCTGGAACTTAATTACCATATGTGTTTGTCTGGTGTTCGCTATGGAACGGGTATATGTGGTGTTTCTCCAATTATGTATATAGAGGAAACCTCGtcaatgtatgtatatacgtGGAACAAGGTCCTGAACATTGTGTAGGAGAGGTCCTCCTAATCAATCTACGCGGGTTAGATGGCGACACAGTTTCGCCTGGGTGATAACACTTCAGTCGCAGCAATTGCTACGACTTCCGCTGATTGCATGATCTGAAGTTTCCGACTCCACTGCAGGTCCTATCTGACAGTGAGCAGGAAGCGACCGGTGGGTGACTACGAACTTGAGTGCTATTGGGTATCGCCCACGTATGGTATACTCAACGTGATGAGGCGCAGCAGGATGAGAGCCCCGCATTTAAGGCGCGCTATAATATGAGCTCTGGCCAGGCACATCTTGTCCGACTCTGGAAAATAACGACGCTGCTTTCGAAGCTACAGTTCTGCGACTCACAAGATGGTTCATCAGGAGGTCTACCACTTGCACCCATACGGCTGGGAGACCAGCCCACAGGAGGAGCGGTACAAAATCTCGACGCTTGACTACCTTACGGGTCTTTGCTACACCCACTTCGCGATCTACTTTCGCTTGGATGATGACCGTAAGCCTAAAGCTGCTGCAGTACTCAAGGAGGGTCTTGAGCGAACCCTCGGTCAAGTCGGCCATCTTTGCAGCACCATCGAGAAAGACCCCGGAGGGGGACATTCCTTCGTCAAACGAAAGGAGAGCACTGTGCAGTTTGTCATACAGTGGCTGGACGCTACGAGCGATGCGGATCGGTTCCCTTCGTTGGATGACATGGAAAGTTCGAGCTTTGCTGGGATTACGCTGGGTGATTTCAAATATTGGAACATCGAGCCTATGACATACGGCGAGAAGCCAGAAGCGCATCCGGACAGTTCTCCGCTCACCTCAGCCTTCTTACTCAACTTTGTCCATGGGGGTCTCGTTCTGGTCACTCACATGCACCATTATGCCAACGATGTCATGGGCTGGAGGGGATTTGTGCAGCAGCTTGCTGACAACTGCTACGCGGTGGAGAACCAGACGCCGTTCCCGACGTGGGACCCAGCCTGTAATGATGTCTCCATCGTCTCAAAGCCGGATCCGCCCGTTGAGCAGCTCGTTGACGGCCCCCCTGCGCCGCAGCAGCACCCGGATCAGAGGCCTGGACAgtgccttctcttccaccttcccAAGAGCAAGGCTGCTGAGCTAAAGAGACTTGCGACACCGCAGGATGGAACTTGGATCTCTACATACGACGCTTTTGCCGCTTTCATATGGCGTACTACAACACGGCTACGCCAGCCTGTCTTTGGAATACCACTTGAAACCCCAATGTTCTGGTGCGAGGCTGTGGATATGCGTCGCCGAATGAAGAACCCCCCTGTGCACTCACAAGTCCAGCACAATGTTCTTTGGGCGGCACTATCGGACCAGGCGCCTTTCCCGCCGCTCACTCACGGGGACGTCATCTCAGACAAGCCACTTTGGGAGCTAGCGGCCTATATTCGCAAGATTACCAATACTCAAACACAGGAGAACCTGGATGCTGCCCTGACCGCTATCTCGCACATTAAGGACAAGACGAACCTCAACATCCGCATTAACTCGAAACCGCCAATGTCCATCATTACAACGGACCACCGCGATGCGCAAGTCACCAATGCCGACTTTGGGTTCGCCCGCCCGCTGTGCCATCGTCACTTGCAGCAGGGGACAGGTGTCACTGTCGGCGTCCATTTGGTGTACCCTCCCAAGCTCGACGAGAACCCGGACTCAGATGAGGGTAATATGTTTGCcctcatgtacgagaaagAGCTGGCTCAGGACTTGATCAACGATCAGGAGTTTGCCAAATTCTTCGAGTACAGGGGAGTTGATAGTGAATAAAGGGCTATTGTGGTTGTGCGTTGGTGACAGCCTGAATGTATTGCTAAATTATTTGACCAtagctttctttttgtgAGGTGTGGTGCACATTGTGATTGGAGCATAATGATAGAAGGAAAAGTCCGAACCTAATCTCACGTGTGGTCGAGGCTATCGTGCCGCACTATGTTATGCTATATGCAATGACTGCAACATTCAGATGAGATGAAATAAAGCTAGGGAAATCTCCATAAGGAGGGAGAACCATGTTACCTTGAAAACTTTAACGAACAATGGTCGATACCCAGCCTTCTCTATAGAGCTCCTGGTAGACGTTTATCGCGTATTGAAGCAAGTCAATAGCGTTGGTTGATAACGTACTGTGACGACGATTCAAACAATTTTACTGTAACCGCAGATCTTGTGCACGAATTAGCGTGTCTCCATCTAGGATAGAAAGAAGTCCTGCCCATTCGACCGTGTCAAATTGCCTTCATCGCTAACGTCCCCTCTGACTAGGGGACGAGCTTGGTAGACTCTGCAGCGCTCGAGCTGTGGTACAATAGGCTCATCCCACAATGAGCATAAACGCACATAATAGGCATAGACCGAGTCTCGTC includes the following:
- a CDS encoding cytochrome P450 (predicted protein) translates to MSDILSIIGLTLLVAFLTSVVFFVQRRKLDPREPPLASSAIPLVGHLASFLYYGLEYFAIARCVTRTIPSLDGVEMLTAKLVSAVRRSRNAMSFGPLFANVAENGGGINGRGMQLLRDKEYGGQGVGQQTADSMHPALLGSGLDQMNGKMIAVLKTIIDELASQPDNVVDLYEWCSHAVTVASTDAVYGPLNPYRSESNRRAFWAIESNLSLLMMNVVPWITARKPWKGREQLTQAFIQYYQADGHLDSSQLAYTRWKVQHEAGAAIEDIARLEALTALGILSNTVPTCFYFLFDIFSRPDLLGKIRDEILDGAFSVDSAGVHTLDLADIRERCPIFVSTFQETLRTRSNSGQLRVVQKDTLLDDHLLVKAGSIILMPAAVINKHPSVWGADAGTYDPERFSKIDPAQKRSKASGFMSFGSSPHICPGRHFASGEILALVAMILVRFDVRPVRGTWVEPKGNTKAVAASLPPAVEKVEVKFSETSKFAGVKWEFRLTPGKGTFGLITG